From the genome of Vigna angularis cultivar LongXiaoDou No.4 chromosome 11, ASM1680809v1, whole genome shotgun sequence, one region includes:
- the LOC108332365 gene encoding uncharacterized protein LOC108332365, with the protein MSSPPLLDDEDDNEPSFIDEADIIHEVEMDNEDLPDADDDYELEDEDGDFLHKFTAHTGELYSVASSPTDATLVATGGGDDRGFLWKIGQGDWAFELPGHEESVSSLAFSYDGKRLASGSLDGIIKVWDVSGNLESKKLEGPGGGIEWLSWHPRGHILLAGSEDFTIWMWNTDNAALLNTFIGHGDSVSCGDFTPDGKIICTGSNDATLRIWNPKSAESTHVVRGHPYHTEGLTCLTINSTSTLALSGSKDGSAHIVNITTGRVVDNNALAPHSDSIECVGFSPSDSWAAVGSMDKKLIIWDIEHLIPRATCEHEDGVTCLAWLGASYVATGCVDGKVRLWDSRSGECVKTLKGHADAIQSLSVSANRDYLVSASLDGTACAFEVENFR; encoded by the exons ATGAGTTCTCCACCTCTtcttgatgatgaagatgataaCGAACCATCTTTCATTGACGAGGCTGACATTATCCATGAAGTTGAAATGGATAATGAAGATCTTCCTGACGCTGATGATGATTATGAACTTG AGGACGAGGATGGTGATTTTCTGCACAAGTTCACGGCTCATACTG GGGAGTTGTACTCAGTTGCCTCCAGCCCAACTGATGCAACCCTAGTGGCTACTGGGGGTGGTGATGACAGAGGATTTCTCTGGAAGATTGGCCAAGGAGATTGGGCTTTTGAGCTTCCAG GTCATGAAGAATCTGTATCTAGTTTAGCTTTTAGCTATGATGGAAAGCGTTTGGCATCAGGAAGCTTAGATGGAATTATTAAAGTCTGGGATGTATCAGGAAATTTGGAAAGTAAAAAACTTGAAGGTCCTGGAGGGGGCATTGAG TGGCTTAGTTGGCATCCAAGAGGACATATACTCTTAGCTGGTTCTGAGGATTTTACCATTTGGATGTGGAATACTGATAATGCTGCCTTACTTAATACATTTATTGGTCATGGTGATAGTGTAAGCTGTGGTGATTTTACTCCTGATG GGAAAATAATATGTACTGGATCTAACGATGCAACCTTGAGAATATGGAATCCAAAAAGTGCAGAAAGCACTCATGTTGTGCGGG GCCATCCATACCATACCGAGGGGTTAACATGCTTGACAATAAATTCAACTTCAACTCTCGCACTTTCTGGTTCTAAGGATGGATCTGCTCATATTGTGAATATTACCACAGGAAGA GTTGTTGATAATAATGCCCTCGCTCCTCATTCAGATTCCATCGAGTGTGTTGGGTTTTCACCAAG TGATTCGTGGGCCGCAGTTGGAAGCATGGATAAAAAATTGATCATCTGGGATATAGAGCATTTAATACCCCGAGCCACCTGTGAACACGAG GATGGAGTGACATGTTTGGCATGGCTCGGTGCATCATATGTAGCTACTGGTTGTGTGGATGGTAAGGTGAGATTGTGGGATAGCCGGTCTGGTGAATGTGTAAAAACATTAAAGGGACACGCTGATGCCATTCAGTCTCTTTCTGTGTCTGCTAATCGGGATTACCTTGTTTCGGCCTCGCTTGATGGAACAGCTTGTGCTTTTGAGGTTGAAAATTTTCGGTAA